A region of Vitis vinifera cultivar Pinot Noir 40024 chromosome 13, ASM3070453v1 DNA encodes the following proteins:
- the LOC100267240 gene encoding auxin transporter-like protein 2, producing the protein MLPQRQAEEVMVSGLNETEGDEREEDKGDESQLSLKTLLWHGGSVYDAWFSCASNQVAQVLLTLPYSFSQLGMLSGVIFQIFYGILGSWTAYLISVLYIEYRSRKEKENVSFKNHVIQWFEVLDGLLGPYWKAMGLAFNCTFLLFGSVIQLIACASNIYYINDRLDKRTWTYIFGACCATTVFIPSFHNYRLWSFLGLGMTTYTAWYLTIAALVQGQVENVKHTGPTKLVLYFTGATNILYTFGGHAVTVEIMHAMWKPQKFKYIYLVATLYVFTLTIPSAVAVYWAFGDQLLDHSNAFSLLPQTGFRDAAVILMLIHQFITFGFACTPLYFVWEKVVGVHDTKSICLRALARLPVVIPIWFLAIIFPFFGPINSAVGALLVSFTVYIIPALAHMLTYRKASARKNAAEKPPFFLPSWSGMYMVNAFVVIWVFIVGFGFGGWASMNNFIKQVDTFGLFAKCYQCQPSSPHR; encoded by the exons ATGCTACCTCAGAGACAAGCTGAAGAAGTCATGGTCTCCGGCCTCAACGAGACAGAGGGtgatgagagagaggaagacAAGGGAGACGAGAGCCAGCTCAGCCTCAAAACCCTTCTCTGGCATGGTGGGTCTGTTTACGATGCCTGGTTCAGCTGTGCGTCAAACCAG GTTGCCCAGGTTCTGTTAACGTTGCCATACTCCTTCTCTCAATTGGGTATGCTCTCAGGAGTCATTTTTCAGATCTTCTATGGCATTCTCGGAAGCTGGACTGCCTATCTCATCAGTGTTCTTTACATTGAGTACCGCAGCAGGAAGGAGAAAGAGAACGTCAGCTTCAAGAATCATGTCATTCAG TGGTTTGAAGTGCTGGATGGTTTGTTGGGTCCCTACTGGAAAGCAATGGGATTGGCCTTCAACTGTACTTTCCTCCTTTTTGGATCCGTCATACAGCTGATTGCTTGTGCAAG CAATATATACTACATAAATGATCGACTGGACAAGAGGACATGGACCTACATCTTCGGAGCTTGCTGTGCCACAACTGTCTTCATTCCTTCATTCCACAACTACAGGCTTTGGTCTTTTCTTGGTCTTGGTATGACCACTTACACTGCCTGGTATTTGACCATTGCAGCCCTGGTTCAAGGCCAg GTTGAAAATGTGAAGCACACAGGCCCTACTAAGCTGGTCCTGTATTTCACTGGGGCCACCAACATCCTCTACACTTTCGGCGGACACGCCGTCACTGT ggAAATCATGCATGCAATGTGGAAGCCTCAAAAATTCAAGTACATATACCTTGTTGCCACCCTATATGTATTCACCCTAACAATTCCATCGGCTGTTGCGGTATACTGGGCCTTTGGGGACCAACTCCTCGACCATTCCAATGCCTTTTCGCTCCTTCCCCAAACTGGATTCCGTGATGCTGCTGTGATCCTAATGCTCATCCACCAG TTCATTACATTTGGATTTGCTTGTACACCCCTGTATTTTGTGTGGGAGAAGGTGGTGGGGGTGCATGATACAAAGAGCATATGTTTAAGGGCACTCGCTCGGCTGCCAGTGGTCATACCGATATGGTTCTTGGCCATCATATTTCCTTTCTTTGGGCCCATTAATTCAGCTGTGGGGGCTCTTTTGGTCAGCTTCACCGTCTACATCATCCCAGCTCTTGCCCATATGCTCACTTACAGAAAGGCCTCAGCCAGAAAG AATGCAGCAGAGAAGCCCCCATTCTTCCTCCCAAGCTGGTCAGGAATGTATATGGTAAATGCATTTGTAGTCATCTGGGTCTTCATAGTTGGCTTCGGCTTTGGAGGGTGGGCTAGCATGAACAACTTCATCAAACAAGTCGATACTTTTGGGCTCTTTGCCAAGTGCTACCAGTGCCAACCCTCATCACCCCATCGTTGA